A region of Homo sapiens chromosome 17, GRCh38.p14 Primary Assembly DNA encodes the following proteins:
- the GH1 gene encoding somatotropin isoform 2 precursor (isoform 2 precursor is encoded by transcript variant 2): MATGSRTSLLLAFGLLCLPWLQEGSAFPTIPLSRLFDNAMLRAHRLHQLAFDTYQEFNPQTSLCFSESIPTPSNREETQQKSNLELLRISLLLIQSWLEPVQFLRSVFANSLVYGASDSNVYDLLKDLEEGIQTLMGRLEDGSPRTGQIFKQTYSKFDTNSHNDDALLKNYGLLYCFRKDMDKVETFLRIVQCRSVEGSCGF, translated from the exons ATGGCTACAG GCTCCCGGACGTCCCTGCTCCTGGCTTTTGGCCTGCTCTGCCTGCCCTGGCTTCAAGAGGGCAGTGCCTTCCCAACCATTCCCTTATCCAGGCTTTTTGACAACGCTATGCTCCGCGCCCATCGTCTGCACCAGCTGGCCTTTGACACCTACCAGGAGTTT AACCCCCAGACCTCCCTCTGTTTCTCAGAGTCTATTCCGACACCCTCCAACAGGGAGGAAACACAACAGAAATCC AACCTAGAGCTGCTCCGCATCTCCCTGCTGCTCATCCAGTCGTGGCTGGAGCCCGTGCAGTTCCTCAGGAGTGTCTTCGCCAACAGCCTGGTGTACGGCGCCTCTGACAGCAACGTCTATGACCTCCTAAAGGACCTAGAGGAAGGCATCCAAACGCTGATGGGG AGGCTGGAAGATGGCAGCCCCCGGACTGGGCAGATCTTCAAGCAGACCTACAGCAAGTTCGACACAAACTCACACAACGATGACGCACTACTCAAGAACTACGGGCTGCTCTACTGCTTCAGGAAGGACATGGACAAGGTCGAGACATTCCTGCGCATCGTGCAGTGCCGCTCTGTGGAGGGCAGCTGTGGCTTCTAG
- the GH1 gene encoding somatotropin isoform 1 precursor (isoform 1 precursor is encoded by transcript variant 1): protein MATGSRTSLLLAFGLLCLPWLQEGSAFPTIPLSRLFDNAMLRAHRLHQLAFDTYQEFEEAYIPKEQKYSFLQNPQTSLCFSESIPTPSNREETQQKSNLELLRISLLLIQSWLEPVQFLRSVFANSLVYGASDSNVYDLLKDLEEGIQTLMGRLEDGSPRTGQIFKQTYSKFDTNSHNDDALLKNYGLLYCFRKDMDKVETFLRIVQCRSVEGSCGF, encoded by the exons ATGGCTACAG GCTCCCGGACGTCCCTGCTCCTGGCTTTTGGCCTGCTCTGCCTGCCCTGGCTTCAAGAGGGCAGTGCCTTCCCAACCATTCCCTTATCCAGGCTTTTTGACAACGCTATGCTCCGCGCCCATCGTCTGCACCAGCTGGCCTTTGACACCTACCAGGAGTTT GAAGAAGCCTATATCCCAAAGGAACAGAAGTATTCATTCCTGCAGAACCCCCAGACCTCCCTCTGTTTCTCAGAGTCTATTCCGACACCCTCCAACAGGGAGGAAACACAACAGAAATCC AACCTAGAGCTGCTCCGCATCTCCCTGCTGCTCATCCAGTCGTGGCTGGAGCCCGTGCAGTTCCTCAGGAGTGTCTTCGCCAACAGCCTGGTGTACGGCGCCTCTGACAGCAACGTCTATGACCTCCTAAAGGACCTAGAGGAAGGCATCCAAACGCTGATGGGG AGGCTGGAAGATGGCAGCCCCCGGACTGGGCAGATCTTCAAGCAGACCTACAGCAAGTTCGACACAAACTCACACAACGATGACGCACTACTCAAGAACTACGGGCTGCTCTACTGCTTCAGGAAGGACATGGACAAGGTCGAGACATTCCTGCGCATCGTGCAGTGCCGCTCTGTGGAGGGCAGCTGTGGCTTCTAG
- the GH1 gene encoding somatotropin isoform 3 precursor (isoform 3 precursor is encoded by transcript variant 3), producing MATGSRTSLLLAFGLLCLPWLQEGSAFPTIPLSRLFDNAMLRAHRLHQLAFDTYQEFNLELLRISLLLIQSWLEPVQFLRSVFANSLVYGASDSNVYDLLKDLEEGIQTLMGRLEDGSPRTGQIFKQTYSKFDTNSHNDDALLKNYGLLYCFRKDMDKVETFLRIVQCRSVEGSCGF from the exons ATGGCTACAG GCTCCCGGACGTCCCTGCTCCTGGCTTTTGGCCTGCTCTGCCTGCCCTGGCTTCAAGAGGGCAGTGCCTTCCCAACCATTCCCTTATCCAGGCTTTTTGACAACGCTATGCTCCGCGCCCATCGTCTGCACCAGCTGGCCTTTGACACCTACCAGGAGTTT AACCTAGAGCTGCTCCGCATCTCCCTGCTGCTCATCCAGTCGTGGCTGGAGCCCGTGCAGTTCCTCAGGAGTGTCTTCGCCAACAGCCTGGTGTACGGCGCCTCTGACAGCAACGTCTATGACCTCCTAAAGGACCTAGAGGAAGGCATCCAAACGCTGATGGGG AGGCTGGAAGATGGCAGCCCCCGGACTGGGCAGATCTTCAAGCAGACCTACAGCAAGTTCGACACAAACTCACACAACGATGACGCACTACTCAAGAACTACGGGCTGCTCTACTGCTTCAGGAAGGACATGGACAAGGTCGAGACATTCCTGCGCATCGTGCAGTGCCGCTCTGTGGAGGGCAGCTGTGGCTTCTAG